The following coding sequences are from one Fusobacterium simiae window:
- a CDS encoding GDP-mannose 4,6-dehydratase: MNILITGGAGFIGSHLVEKFLKEKHKVIVVDNFDSFYSTDVKISNVLESINKVELKEEISKLNNDEKLNFLSENTKTNNYRLYVEDICNLEKLKEIFKNEKIEFVINLAALAGVRPSLLRPFDYERVNIKGFLNILELCKEFKIKKLIQASSSSVYGNAKADIFTEDIRVDFPISPYAATKKSCEEFGSVYSHIYDIDIIQLRFFTVYGERQRPDLAIHKFIKKIIADEEITLYGDGNTSRDYTYIKDIINGIYKSFKYLNTHQNIYEIINLGSSREIKLIDMIKIIEDKLNKKAKIRFENKQAGDVDKTFACVDKAKKLLGYEVNTKFEDGIENFIRWYKRSF, translated from the coding sequence ATGAATATTTTAATTACAGGTGGAGCTGGTTTTATAGGCTCACACTTAGTTGAAAAATTTTTGAAAGAAAAACACAAAGTTATAGTTGTAGATAATTTTGACTCTTTTTATTCAACAGATGTAAAAATTTCCAATGTTTTAGAATCAATAAATAAAGTGGAATTAAAAGAAGAAATTTCAAAGTTAAATAATGATGAGAAATTAAATTTTTTAAGTGAAAATACTAAAACTAATAATTACAGATTATATGTTGAGGATATTTGTAATTTAGAAAAATTAAAAGAAATTTTTAAAAATGAAAAGATAGAATTTGTAATAAATTTAGCAGCTTTAGCAGGAGTTAGACCTTCTTTACTTAGACCATTTGATTATGAAAGAGTTAATATCAAAGGTTTTTTAAATATTTTAGAGCTATGTAAAGAATTTAAAATAAAAAAATTAATTCAAGCCTCATCTTCCTCAGTATATGGAAATGCAAAGGCAGATATATTCACAGAAGATATAAGAGTTGATTTTCCTATATCGCCTTATGCAGCTACTAAAAAATCTTGTGAGGAGTTTGGAAGTGTTTATTCACATATTTATGATATAGATATAATACAATTAAGATTTTTTACAGTTTATGGTGAAAGACAAAGACCAGATTTAGCTATACATAAATTTATTAAAAAGATAATAGCAGATGAAGAAATTACTCTTTATGGTGATGGAAACACTTCAAGGGATTATACCTATATAAAGGATATTATAAATGGTATTTATAAATCTTTTAAATATCTAAATACTCATCAAAATATCTATGAAATTATAAATCTGGGTAGTTCAAGAGAAATAAAATTAATAGATATGATAAAAATAATTGAAGATAAGTTAAATAAAAAAGCAAAAATAAGATTTGAAAATAAACAGGCAGGAGATGTTGATAAAACTTTTGCTTGTGTAGATAAAGCTAAAAAACTTTTAGGATATGAAGTTAATACAAAATTTGAAGATGGAATAGAAAATTTTATTAGATGGTACAAAAGGAGTTTTTAA
- a CDS encoding UDP-glucose dehydrogenase family protein — protein MKIAVIGTGYVGLVQGVIMSEFGSEVICVDKSDEKIEKLKKGELPIYEPGLLELLHKNQKAKRISFTTDTEEAVKNSEVIFIAVGTPASEDGSADLSALLNVATEIGTYIDSYKVIVNKSTVPVGTGRKVISVIEEQIKHRNENIEFDVVSNPEFLREGKAVGDCLRPNRIVIGTDSEKAREIMAKVYNVLYINATPFLFTNLETAEMIKYASNAFLAVKISFINEIALLAEKVGANTQEIARGMGMDGRISPKFLHCGPGYGGSCFPKDTKAIVEIGKEYGEDMFVISAAIAANEKQKKKMVEKIKNAVGNLSGKVIGVLGLSFKPDTDDMREAPSIDILEGLIKEGAKIQAYCPEGIKEALWRLQDYEESIIYCADEYSIANGADAIVLMTEWNQFRGMDLNKLKKRMRDNYYFDLRNINIKNEKIRQYFKYYPTGEKYVERA, from the coding sequence ATGAAAATTGCAGTTATAGGAACAGGTTATGTTGGTTTAGTTCAAGGTGTTATAATGTCAGAATTTGGCTCAGAAGTTATTTGTGTAGATAAATCTGATGAAAAAATTGAAAAATTAAAAAAAGGTGAATTACCTATATATGAACCAGGCTTATTAGAATTATTACATAAAAATCAAAAAGCTAAAAGAATTTCTTTTACAACTGATACAGAAGAAGCTGTAAAAAATTCAGAAGTAATATTTATTGCTGTTGGAACTCCAGCTTCTGAAGATGGAAGTGCAGATTTAAGTGCTCTTTTAAATGTTGCAACTGAAATTGGAACCTATATAGATTCATATAAAGTTATAGTAAATAAATCTACTGTTCCAGTGGGAACAGGAAGAAAAGTAATTTCTGTTATAGAAGAACAAATTAAACATAGAAATGAAAATATAGAATTTGATGTTGTATCTAATCCAGAATTTTTAAGGGAAGGAAAGGCTGTTGGAGATTGTTTAAGACCTAATCGTATTGTAATAGGTACTGATTCAGAAAAAGCAAGAGAAATAATGGCTAAGGTTTATAATGTTTTATATATAAATGCCACACCATTTTTATTTACAAATTTAGAAACAGCTGAAATGATAAAATATGCTTCAAATGCTTTTTTAGCAGTTAAGATTTCTTTTATAAATGAAATAGCTTTACTTGCTGAAAAGGTTGGAGCTAATACCCAAGAAATAGCAAGAGGTATGGGAATGGACGGAAGAATCTCACCTAAGTTCTTACATTGTGGTCCTGGTTATGGAGGCTCTTGTTTTCCTAAAGATACAAAAGCTATTGTAGAAATAGGAAAAGAATATGGAGAGGACATGTTTGTTATTTCTGCTGCTATTGCTGCAAATGAAAAGCAAAAGAAAAAAATGGTAGAAAAAATTAAAAATGCTGTTGGAAATTTATCAGGGAAAGTGATAGGAGTTTTAGGATTATCTTTTAAACCAGATACAGATGATATGAGAGAAGCTCCAAGTATAGATATATTAGAAGGTTTAATTAAAGAAGGAGCAAAAATTCAAGCATATTGTCCTGAAGGAATTAAAGAAGCCCTATGGCGTTTACAAGATTATGAAGAAAGCATTATTTATTGTGCTGATGAATATTCAATAGCCAATGGAGCAGATGCAATAGTTTTGATGACTGAATGGAACCAATTTAGAGGAATGGACTTGAATAAATTAAAGAAAAGAATGAGAGATAATTATTATTTTGATTTAAGAAATATAAATATAAAAAATGAAAAAATTAGACAGTATTTTAAATATTATCCAACTGGTGAAAAATATGTTGAAAGAGCTTAA
- a CDS encoding ArnT family glycosyltransferase, giving the protein MLKELKENKKLIFILILFLILPFFRFPDLRNEMKYLDIIQEMMDKKNYWILYYQGRLYPDKPPLYFWLLISAYKIFGENLVFPLSLIFFSYLPFLGILFLGYWQLGYLKKEWRSNFLIYSLTIPYLMGISIFLRMDMLMTFFITLVLSLFIHFYFNQDKINNIKLFLFYLSIFLGAFTKGPLGVIFPILIIFIFLYLENNLKFLNLLHWKTGIIFLLVCFSLWFLILYQQPDGKEYIYLLLNKQTVGRAYKSFSHARPFYYYFVYIPLTFFPYGLFYIYGFFKYLKNWKKKKEWTLFEKWTFSWSIPSLILLSIVSGKLQIYMLPIYIGMIFLSLIIRDKLIEKYPIIKNIEKYTQNFIIILYVFLPVGLFIYANYFKS; this is encoded by the coding sequence ATGTTGAAAGAGCTTAAAGAAAATAAAAAATTGATATTTATTTTAATTTTATTTTTAATTCTTCCTTTTTTCCGTTTTCCAGATTTAAGAAATGAAATGAAATATTTAGATATAATACAAGAAATGATGGATAAGAAAAATTATTGGATATTATATTATCAGGGGAGACTTTATCCAGATAAACCTCCATTATATTTTTGGCTTTTAATCTCAGCTTATAAAATTTTTGGAGAGAATTTAGTATTTCCTTTATCTCTTATATTTTTTAGTTACTTACCATTTTTAGGAATTTTATTTTTAGGATATTGGCAATTAGGATATTTAAAAAAAGAATGGAGGAGTAATTTTTTAATTTATTCTCTTACTATTCCATATTTAATGGGTATTTCTATCTTTTTAAGAATGGATATGCTTATGACATTTTTTATAACTCTTGTTCTTTCATTATTTATTCATTTTTATTTTAATCAAGATAAAATAAATAATATAAAATTATTTTTATTTTATTTGAGTATTTTTTTAGGAGCTTTTACTAAGGGACCACTTGGAGTAATTTTTCCAATTTTAATTATTTTTATATTTTTATATTTGGAAAATAATTTAAAATTTCTTAATCTTTTGCATTGGAAAACAGGAATAATCTTTTTATTAGTTTGTTTTTCTCTATGGTTTTTAATTTTATATCAACAACCTGATGGTAAAGAATATATTTATCTTCTTTTAAATAAACAAACTGTTGGTAGAGCTTATAAGTCTTTTTCTCATGCTAGACCATTTTATTATTATTTTGTATATATTCCACTTACTTTTTTTCCTTATGGTTTATTTTATATTTATGGATTTTTTAAATATTTGAAAAATTGGAAAAAGAAAAAAGAATGGACATTATTTGAAAAATGGACTTTTTCTTGGTCTATTCCATCTTTAATATTGCTATCCATTGTAAGTGGAAAACTCCAAATATATATGTTGCCTATCTACATAGGGATGATATTTTTAAGTCTTATTATAAGAGATAAACTAATAGAAAAATATCCAATTATAAAAAATATAGAAAAATATACTCAAAATTTTATAATTATTTTGTATGTTTTTCTTCCAGTAGGACTTTTTATCTATGCTAATTATTTTAAATCATAG
- a CDS encoding ArnT family glycosyltransferase → MFSTKRKDIFVLTVLSLFALLSIIWIREIDSSEARNLISAREILQNSNWWTPTLNGHFYFENPPLPVWITAFVMMITRSHSEAILRLPNMLCCIFTVLFLYRSMIKIKKDRLFAFLCSFVLLTTFMFIKLGAENTWDIYTYSFAFCASLAFYVYIKYGERKNLYRMGILLILSFLSKGPVGFYSLFVPFLLAHYIIFPREIFRKKIIFVFFTIIVAVGISSIWGISMYLNHGNYFLDVVKNEVLAWTTKHSRSFIFYTDFVVYMGSWLFFSIFVLFRIPKERENKIFYLWTIIVLIFISLIEMKKKKYGLPLYLTSSITIGQLCIYYFRKPYLELKKREKTLLIVQQCFLVFVVLGSLAFLTYFGYIKKEITFGLFFLYAILHLLFLFLFAVGYTEINYAKRVIIFSGLTMLLVNFSSSWILESKFMQNNLLRFRIPVSQEVRESSAPIYSQSFDIEDVWRLGREIKMLNRNIPDERLIFYLGKDEPKDLLKTYEIKKVYDYQKVTHKMEKLYLLEKIY, encoded by the coding sequence ATGTTTTCAACTAAAAGAAAAGATATTTTTGTTTTAACTGTTCTTTCTCTTTTTGCCCTTTTATCAATTATTTGGATTAGAGAAATAGATAGTTCTGAGGCAAGAAATCTTATATCAGCTCGTGAAATTTTACAAAATTCTAATTGGTGGACACCTACTTTAAATGGACATTTTTATTTTGAAAATCCTCCCTTACCGGTTTGGATAACTGCTTTTGTAATGATGATAACACGTTCTCATTCAGAGGCTATTTTAAGATTACCCAATATGCTATGTTGTATTTTTACAGTTTTATTTTTATACAGAAGCATGATTAAAATAAAAAAAGACAGACTATTTGCATTCTTGTGCTCTTTTGTCTTATTAACTACTTTTATGTTTATAAAATTAGGTGCTGAAAATACTTGGGATATTTATACTTATTCTTTTGCTTTCTGTGCTTCTTTAGCTTTTTATGTATATATAAAATATGGAGAAAGAAAAAATTTGTATAGAATGGGTATTTTATTGATATTATCATTTTTAAGTAAAGGACCTGTTGGATTTTATTCATTGTTTGTTCCTTTTTTACTTGCCCACTATATAATTTTTCCAAGAGAAATATTTAGAAAAAAAATAATATTTGTATTTTTTACTATTATAGTTGCTGTAGGTATCTCCTCTATTTGGGGAATTTCAATGTATTTAAATCATGGAAATTATTTCTTAGATGTTGTAAAAAATGAAGTTTTAGCTTGGACAACAAAGCATAGTCGTAGTTTTATTTTTTATACAGATTTTGTTGTGTATATGGGTTCTTGGTTATTTTTTTCTATCTTTGTTTTATTTAGAATTCCAAAGGAAAGAGAAAATAAAATTTTTTACCTTTGGACTATAATTGTTTTAATATTCATTTCATTAATTGAAATGAAAAAAAAGAAATATGGATTACCTTTGTATTTAACTTCATCAATAACTATTGGGCAGTTATGTATATATTATTTTAGAAAGCCTTATCTGGAATTAAAGAAAAGAGAAAAAACTTTACTTATAGTACAACAATGTTTCTTAGTTTTTGTAGTATTGGGCAGTTTAGCTTTTTTAACTTATTTTGGTTATATTAAGAAAGAAATTACCTTTGGATTATTTTTCCTATATGCTATTTTACATCTTTTATTTTTATTTTTATTTGCTGTAGGTTATACAGAAATTAACTATGCTAAAAGAGTTATTATTTTTTCTGGATTAACTATGTTACTTGTAAATTTTAGTTCCTCTTGGATACTTGAAAGTAAATTTATGCAAAATAATTTATTGAGATTTAGAATTCCAGTTAGTCAAGAAGTTAGAGAAAGTTCTGCTCCTATATATTCCCAATCCTTTGATATAGAAGATGTATGGAGATTAGGAAGAGAAATAAAAATGCTTAATAGAAATATACCTGATGAAAGGCTAATATTTTATTTAGGAAAAGATGAACCAAAAGACTTATTAAAAACTTATGAAATAAAAAAAGTTTATGATTATCAAAAAGTAACTCATAAAATGGAGAAATTGTATTTATTAGAGAAAATATACTAA
- a CDS encoding sirohydrochlorin cobaltochelatase translates to MSKKALFMVHFGTTHNDTKELTIDKMNKKFSEEFKDYDLFIAYTSRIVLKKLKDRGEIFSTPIRVLNSLADQGYEEIIVQTSHIIPGIEYENLVREVNSFSNKFKSVKIGKPLLYYIDDYKKCVEALADEYVPKNKKEALVLVCHGTDSPLATSYSMIEYVFDEYGYDNVFVVCTKAYPSIDVLIKKLKKNGIEEVRLAPFMFVAGEHAKNDMAITYKKELEENGFKVNQVILKGLGEFDAIQNIFLNHLKTAIKKDDEDIADFKKEYSEKYL, encoded by the coding sequence ATGTCAAAAAAAGCGTTATTTATGGTACATTTTGGGACTACACATAATGACACAAAAGAACTTACAATAGATAAAATGAATAAAAAATTTTCTGAAGAATTTAAAGATTATGATCTATTTATTGCATATACATCAAGAATAGTTTTAAAAAAGCTAAAAGATAGAGGAGAAATTTTTAGCACTCCAATTAGAGTTTTAAATTCCTTAGCAGACCAAGGATATGAAGAAATAATTGTTCAAACTTCTCATATTATCCCTGGGATTGAATACGAAAATTTGGTGAGAGAAGTAAATTCTTTTTCTAATAAATTTAAAAGTGTAAAGATAGGAAAACCTCTTTTATACTATATTGATGACTATAAGAAATGTGTTGAGGCACTAGCTGATGAGTATGTTCCAAAAAATAAAAAAGAAGCTCTTGTTTTGGTTTGCCATGGAACAGATTCTCCACTTGCTACAAGTTATAGTATGATTGAATATGTTTTTGATGAATATGGTTATGATAATGTTTTTGTAGTCTGTACAAAAGCCTATCCTTCAATAGATGTTCTTATAAAAAAATTGAAAAAGAATGGTATTGAAGAAGTTAGACTTGCCCCATTTATGTTTGTAGCAGGAGAACATGCAAAAAATGATATGGCTATTACTTATAAGAAAGAACTTGAAGAAAATGGTTTTAAAGTAAATCAAGTGATTTTAAAAGGTCTAGGAGAATTTGATGCTATTCAAAATATTTTCTTAAATCATTTAAAAACTGCTATTAAAAAAGATGATGAAGATATTGCTGATTTTAAGAAAGAATATAGTGAAAAATATCTATAA
- a CDS encoding OmpA family protein, with protein MKNRKIIASCMLALSLVGCTGLEAGNGGYTAGGAAGGAAVGALAGQIIGKDTKGTLIGAAVGSLLGMGWGAYRDNQEKELKAKLQGTQAEVKKDGNALVVNLPGGVTFASDSANISSGFYSALNGIAQSLNNYPETRIQVNGYTDSTGGNAHNQDLSQRRANAVAQYFIAQGVSSSRIVANGFGSSNPIASNSTAEGRQANRRVEVRILPAQ; from the coding sequence ATGAAAAATAGAAAAATAATTGCAAGTTGTATGTTGGCTTTATCATTAGTTGGATGTACTGGTTTAGAAGCTGGTAATGGTGGATACACTGCTGGTGGAGCTGCAGGAGGAGCTGCTGTTGGTGCTTTAGCTGGTCAAATAATAGGAAAAGATACAAAAGGAACTTTAATTGGAGCTGCTGTTGGTTCTCTACTAGGAATGGGTTGGGGAGCTTACAGAGATAATCAAGAAAAAGAATTAAAAGCTAAACTTCAAGGTACACAAGCTGAAGTTAAAAAAGATGGAAATGCTTTAGTTGTAAATCTTCCAGGTGGAGTAACTTTTGCAAGTGACAGTGCCAATATATCTTCTGGTTTCTATTCAGCACTTAATGGAATTGCTCAATCTTTAAATAACTATCCTGAAACTAGAATTCAAGTAAATGGATACACAGATAGTACTGGTGGAAATGCTCATAATCAAGATTTATCTCAAAGAAGAGCAAATGCAGTTGCACAATATTTTATTGCTCAAGGAGTATCATCTAGTAGAATAGTTGCAAATGGTTTTGGAAGCTCAAATCCTATTGCTTCTAATTCAACAGCAGAAGGAAGACAAGCTAATAGAAGAGTTGAAGTAAGAATATTACCAGCTCAATAA
- the galU gene encoding UTP--glucose-1-phosphate uridylyltransferase GalU: MKKVTKAVIPAAGLGTRLLPATKALPKEMLTIVDKPSLQYIVEELVSSGITDIVIITGRNKNSIEDHFDFSYELENTLKNDNKLDLLEKVSHISNIANIYYVRQNMPLGLGHAILKAKSFIGDEPFVIALGDDIIYNPEKPVTKQMIEKYELYGKSMIGCQEVAREDVSKYGIAKLGNKLDEATFQMLDFLEKPSINDAPSSVACLGRYLLSGKVFKYLEETKPGKNGEIQLTDGILAMMKDNEEVLVYNFIGKRYDIGSKFGLLKANIEFGLRNEETKEDVKEYLKNLDIEKI; encoded by the coding sequence ATGAAAAAAGTTACTAAGGCTGTTATACCTGCTGCCGGTTTAGGAACTAGACTTTTACCAGCAACAAAAGCTCTTCCAAAGGAAATGCTTACAATAGTTGATAAACCTTCGCTGCAATATATAGTTGAAGAATTAGTTTCTTCTGGAATAACTGATATTGTAATAATCACAGGAAGAAATAAAAATTCAATAGAAGATCATTTTGACTTTTCTTATGAATTGGAAAATACTTTAAAAAATGATAATAAATTAGATTTATTAGAAAAAGTATCTCATATTTCAAATATTGCAAACATTTACTATGTGAGACAAAATATGCCACTTGGTTTAGGACATGCAATATTAAAAGCTAAATCTTTTATTGGAGATGAACCTTTTGTTATTGCCTTAGGGGATGATATCATATACAACCCTGAAAAGCCAGTTACTAAACAAATGATTGAAAAATATGAACTCTATGGAAAAAGTATGATAGGTTGTCAAGAAGTAGCAAGAGAAGATGTCTCTAAATATGGTATAGCAAAATTAGGAAATAAACTAGATGAAGCTACTTTTCAGATGTTAGATTTTTTAGAAAAGCCTTCTATAAATGATGCCCCTTCAAGTGTTGCTTGTTTAGGAAGATATTTACTTTCTGGAAAGGTATTTAAATATTTAGAAGAAACAAAACCAGGAAAAAATGGAGAAATTCAACTAACTGATGGAATACTTGCTATGATGAAAGATAATGAAGAAGTTTTAGTATATAATTTTATTGGAAAAAGATATGACATTGGAAGTAAATTTGGCCTATTAAAAGCTAATATTGAATTTGGACTTAGAAATGAAGAAACAAAAGAAGATGTAAAAGAATATTTAAAAAATTTAGATATAGAAAAAATATAA
- a CDS encoding tetratricopeptide repeat protein yields MKKIITKKDEKFFENVEYFNEILDRINEIQKEKNYSDEEMNNDLDVALWRAFVYINLWNYKGYAKAEKILKRVENVGKNNPIWCYRYAVSIARLRKYEEALKYFILGTEVDPIYPWNYLELGRLYYKFGKLDKVYKCIEKGLELVPNDYEFLTLKDDVENDRGYFYTINHYINEDVDKTEEKEIDYSDDKEWEKFKKETHYDEKCR; encoded by the coding sequence ATGAAAAAAATTATTACTAAAAAAGATGAAAAATTTTTTGAAAATGTTGAATATTTTAATGAGATATTAGACAGAATCAATGAGATTCAAAAAGAAAAAAATTATTCTGATGAAGAAATGAATAACGATTTAGATGTGGCACTTTGGAGAGCTTTTGTGTATATTAATTTATGGAATTATAAAGGATATGCAAAAGCTGAAAAAATATTGAAAAGAGTAGAAAATGTTGGAAAAAATAATCCTATTTGGTGTTATAGATATGCTGTTTCTATTGCAAGGCTTAGAAAATATGAAGAAGCTTTAAAATATTTTATATTAGGAACAGAAGTTGATCCTATTTATCCTTGGAATTACCTAGAACTTGGTAGATTATATTATAAATTTGGGAAACTTGATAAAGTTTACAAATGTATAGAAAAAGGTTTAGAACTTGTTCCAAATGATTATGAATTTTTAACACTAAAAGATGATGTTGAAAATGATAGAGGATATTTTTATACTATAAATCACTATATAAATGAAGATGTTGATAAAACAGAAGAAAAAGAAATTGACTATAGTGATGATAAAGAATGGGAAAAATTTAAAAAAGAAACTCATTATGATGAAAAATGTCGTTAA
- the metG gene encoding methionine--tRNA ligase, which yields MKKNFFVSTPIYYVNGDPHVGSAYTTIAADVINRYNKAMGMDTHFMTGLDEHGQKVEQAAEQNGYTPQAWTDKMTPNFKNMWAALNIKYDDFIRTTEDRHKKAVKRILDMVNEKGDIYKGEYEGKYCVSCETFFPENQLNGSNKCPDCGKELTVLKEESYFFRMSKYADALLKHIDEHPDFILPHSRRNEVISFIKQGLQDLSISRNTFTWGIPIDFAPGHITYVWFDALTNYLTSAGFENDDKKFDKFWNNARVVHLIGKDIIRFHAIIWPCMLLSAGIKLPDSIVAHGWWTSEGEKMSKSRGNVVDPYNEIKKYGVDAFRYYLLREANFGTDGDYSTKGIIGRLNSDLANDLGNLLNRTLGMYKKYFNSIVVASSTSEPIDNEIKYMFNDVINEIEKYMYLFEFSKALETIWKFISRLNKYIDETMPWSLAKDETKKGRLATVMNILCEGLYKIAFLIAPYMPESAQKISNQLGIDKDITNVKFDDIKEWNIFKEGHKLGEASPIFPRIEIEKEEAQQIKKELKIENPVDIKEFNKIEIKVVEILDVNKVEGADKLLKFKVFDGEFERQIISGLAKFYPDYKKLVGEKVMAVVNLKFAKLKGEISQGMLLTTEDKNGVSLVKIDKSIEAGAIIS from the coding sequence ATGAAAAAGAACTTTTTTGTAAGTACACCAATATATTATGTAAATGGTGATCCTCATGTAGGAAGTGCCTATACAACAATAGCAGCAGATGTTATAAATAGATACAATAAGGCAATGGGTATGGATACACATTTTATGACAGGGCTTGATGAACATGGTCAAAAAGTAGAACAAGCAGCTGAACAAAATGGATATACTCCTCAGGCTTGGACTGATAAAATGACTCCTAATTTTAAAAATATGTGGGCTGCCTTAAATATTAAATATGATGATTTTATAAGAACAACAGAAGATAGACATAAAAAAGCAGTAAAAAGAATTTTAGATATGGTTAATGAAAAAGGAGATATTTATAAAGGTGAATATGAAGGGAAATATTGTGTTTCTTGTGAAACTTTCTTTCCTGAAAATCAATTAAATGGAAGTAATAAATGTCCTGACTGCGGAAAAGAACTTACAGTTTTAAAAGAAGAATCATATTTCTTTAGAATGTCAAAATATGCAGATGCATTACTTAAACATATAGATGAACATCCAGATTTTATCTTACCTCATTCTCGTAGAAATGAAGTTATTTCTTTTATAAAACAAGGTTTACAAGATTTATCTATATCAAGAAATACTTTTACTTGGGGAATCCCAATAGACTTTGCACCAGGCCATATAACTTATGTTTGGTTTGACGCACTGACAAATTATTTAACTTCTGCTGGTTTTGAAAATGATGATAAAAAGTTTGATAAATTTTGGAATAATGCAAGAGTAGTTCATTTAATAGGAAAGGACATCATAAGATTCCATGCTATTATTTGGCCTTGTATGCTTTTATCAGCAGGAATTAAACTACCAGATAGTATAGTTGCTCATGGTTGGTGGACATCAGAAGGAGAAAAGATGTCTAAATCAAGAGGAAATGTTGTAGATCCATATAATGAAATTAAAAAATATGGAGTAGATGCTTTTAGATATTATCTTTTAAGAGAAGCAAACTTTGGAACTGATGGAGACTATTCTACAAAAGGTATAATAGGAAGACTTAATTCTGACTTAGCTAATGACTTAGGAAATTTATTAAACAGAACATTAGGAATGTATAAAAAATATTTTAATAGTATTGTAGTAGCTTCTTCAACTTCTGAACCAATAGATAATGAAATAAAATATATGTTCAATGATGTGATTAATGAAATTGAAAAATATATGTATTTATTTGAATTTTCAAAAGCATTAGAAACAATTTGGAAATTTATTTCAAGATTAAATAAATATATAGATGAAACTATGCCTTGGAGTCTAGCAAAAGATGAAACTAAAAAGGGAAGACTTGCTACTGTTATGAATATTTTATGTGAAGGATTATATAAGATAGCATTTTTAATAGCTCCTTATATGCCTGAGTCTGCCCAAAAGATTTCAAACCAACTAGGTATTGATAAAGATATAACTAATGTAAAATTTGATGATATAAAAGAATGGAATATTTTTAAAGAAGGTCATAAACTTGGAGAAGCAAGTCCAATATTCCCAAGAATAGAAATTGAAAAAGAAGAAGCCCAACAAATTAAAAAAGAATTAAAAATAGAAAATCCAGTAGATATTAAAGAATTTAATAAAATTGAAATTAAAGTTGTTGAAATTTTAGATGTAAATAAAGTTGAAGGAGCAGATAAACTTCTCAAATTTAAAGTTTTTGATGGAGAATTTGAAAGACAGATAATTTCTGGACTTGCTAAATTTTATCCAGATTATAAAAAATTAGTTGGTGAAAAGGTTATGGCTGTTGTCAATTTAAAATTTGCTAAACTAAAGGGTGAAATATCTCAAGGAATGCTACTTACAACTGAAGATAAAAATGGAGTTTCTTTGGTTAAAATTGATAAATCAATAGAAGCTGGAGCAATTATAAGCTGA
- a CDS encoding lysophospholipid acyltransferase family protein: protein MEENKKYRILGTLLYYILRIISSTLKIEIINKYKIDMQKPHIYGFWHSKLFITPIFFKDVEKKLAMSSPTKDGELISVPLEKMGYILVRGSSDKNQISSTISLLKYLKKGYSIGTPLDGPKGPKEKAKKGLLYLSQKTSVPLVPVGISYNKKWILKKTWDKFEIPKPFSKVKIFLGEPIIINSEDDLDKYTEIVENGINSLNNQIEFR from the coding sequence ATGGAAGAAAATAAAAAATATAGAATTTTAGGGACATTACTTTATTACATATTGAGAATAATATCTTCTACTTTAAAAATTGAAATTATAAATAAATATAAAATTGATATGCAAAAACCTCATATTTATGGATTTTGGCATAGTAAACTTTTTATAACTCCGATATTTTTCAAAGATGTTGAAAAGAAACTTGCAATGTCAAGCCCAACTAAAGATGGAGAACTAATTTCTGTTCCTCTTGAAAAAATGGGATATATTTTAGTAAGAGGTTCATCTGATAAAAACCAAATATCAAGCACAATATCACTTTTAAAATATTTAAAAAAGGGTTATTCGATAGGAACTCCACTAGATGGACCAAAAGGACCAAAAGAAAAAGCCAAAAAAGGACTTTTATATCTATCTCAAAAAACATCTGTACCACTTGTTCCAGTAGGAATTTCTTATAACAAAAAATGGATATTAAAAAAGACTTGGGATAAATTTGAAATTCCTAAACCTTTTTCAAAAGTAAAAATCTTTTTAGGTGAACCAATAATAATTAATAGTGAAGATGATTTAGATAAATATACAGAAATTGTAGAAAATGGGATTAATAGTTTAAATAATCAAATAGAATTTAGGTGA